Genomic window (Candidatus Zixiibacteriota bacterium):
AAAGATTACACCCTGGCCGGCAAGCTGATGGGCAAGATGGTCGGCGCTCGTGAGTTGACTGTGGATGTGCTCAAAGAATGGTTCTATTATTTTTACCAGTGCACCGAATGCCGTCGCTGTTCGGTCTTCTGCCCGTACGGTATCGATACGGCAGAGATCACCATGATCGCGCGCGAGCTATTGAACCTGGTGGGCGTCTCGATCGAGTGGATCTGCACCCCGGCGGCGAATTGTTTCCGAACAGGAAATCACCTCGGTATTCAGCCTCATGGTTTCGCCGACAGTATCGAATTTGCAGTTGACGAGCTGGAGGAATTGACCGGGATCAAAGTCGATGCCCCGATTAACAAAAAAGGGGCCGAGATCCTGTTTGTAGCGCCTTCGGCAGATTACTTTGCCTCACCCCATTACTATACGCTTCTGGGGTATTTAGCACTATTCCATGAGATCGGACTTGATTACACCTGGAGCGCTTACGCTTCAGAAGGTGGCAATTTCGGGTTGTTCCATTCGCACGAGATGATGAAACGGCTCAATGCCAAGATCTATGCCGAGGCCAAACGGCTGGGCGTGAAATGGATTCTGGGTGGTGAGTGCGGCCATATGTGGCGGGTGATTCACCAGTATATGGACACTCTCAACGGTCCGGCAGATTTTCTGGAAGAGCCGGTCTCTCCGATCACCGGGACCAGATTCGAAAATGCCAGATCGACAAAGATGGTGCATATCACCGAATTCACCTCCGACTTGATTCGCCACGGCAAGATTAAGCTGGATAAGTCCAGAAATGATCACTGGCATGCGACTTTTCATGACTCCTGCAACCCTTCGCGGGCGATGGGTCTTCTGGAGGAGCCACGTTACGTGATTAAAAACTGCATGAACAAGTTTACCGAGATGCCGGAGAACACGATCCGTGAACAGACCTTCTGCTGCGGTTCAGGTTCCGGTCTGGGTACCGATGAGAATCTGGAGATGCGTCTGCGGGGCGGTTTCCCGCGGGCCAATGCCTGCAAGTATGTGCATGATACCAAAGATGTCAATATCCTCTTGTG
Coding sequences:
- a CDS encoding (Fe-S)-binding protein, producing the protein MAEKLVKPEELAGGIDYKPKQKDWFDPRVEFRRGTWNYAAPPDNLKYLDLPNPRKWSPTDEDWKLPDNWKEIILEGLRDRIKRFRSLQVFMDICVRCGACADKCHFFIGSGDPKNMPVLRAELLRSVYRKDYTLAGKLMGKMVGARELTVDVLKEWFYYFYQCTECRRCSVFCPYGIDTAEITMIARELLNLVGVSIEWICTPAANCFRTGNHLGIQPHGFADSIEFAVDELEELTGIKVDAPINKKGAEILFVAPSADYFASPHYYTLLGYLALFHEIGLDYTWSAYASEGGNFGLFHSHEMMKRLNAKIYAEAKRLGVKWILGGECGHMWRVIHQYMDTLNGPADFLEEPVSPITGTRFENARSTKMVHITEFTSDLIRHGKIKLDKSRNDHWHATFHDSCNPSRAMGLLEEPRYVIKNCMNKFTEMPENTIREQTFCCGSGSGLGTDENLEMRLRGGFPRANACKYVHDTKDVNILLCICAIDKATLPPLLEYWVPGVEVGGIHELIGNALIMKGEKRETDLRGTPLPNLAPAEENTEDKAETGEEGEGDV